Proteins encoded by one window of Pseudonocardia alni:
- a CDS encoding FAD/NAD(P)-binding protein has translation MSHGPHAPSVVIVGAGPRGAGVLERMVASAPELLSDALAGPGVDVHLVDPFPAGAGRIWRHAQSPLLAMNSMAADVTMWTDSSVVCDGPVAPGPSFWDWAQDLREHGDPRAELGPELADELAQVTASTFPSRRLQSHYLAAVLREVVGRAPAGMRVHVHRTTAEALHEADGRQLVTLADGTVLRGDAVVLASGHLDATPTDDEIALAARADEFGLRYLPPEQTSDSDLSVIAPGETVLARGLGLAFVDLVVLLFEGRGGRFVADPDDADPGRLRYEPCGREPVLVGGSPRGATYHSKTHYQLRAGLPPLPRFLGPDVTDDLIASGGPVDVATRVWPLMAKEIGWGWYHELFVGHPDRVRAGWDEFAGRFAAVAHGSPEEAALIAELVPDPLDRLDLTALDRPLDGVHAPDLDALQPLVRERIAEDLRRHVDERHTPHLGAFVAMLSVYTETTRLAGSGVLSPRSQARDMPWWQSFFNSVASGPPGFRVRQMLALSRAGYLRFLGAGMSVDIDADGFHATSTTLAGAGPVSTRVLVDARLPDPSVSRTVDGLLRGLLARGEAVEEVLYDDDGAPLRNTGLLSVRPADGALHTADGGVHERRFAVGPHTTVKVAGAFTRPGMNAQSLRYNDAVARAVLGALRGAASRAVPAA, from the coding sequence ATGTCCCATGGCCCGCACGCCCCGTCCGTCGTGATCGTCGGCGCCGGCCCCCGCGGGGCCGGCGTGCTGGAACGCATGGTCGCGAGTGCGCCCGAGCTGCTGTCCGACGCCCTCGCCGGGCCCGGCGTCGACGTCCACCTCGTCGACCCGTTCCCGGCCGGGGCGGGTCGCATCTGGCGGCACGCGCAGTCCCCGCTGCTCGCGATGAACTCGATGGCCGCCGACGTCACGATGTGGACCGATTCCTCGGTCGTCTGCGACGGCCCGGTGGCACCCGGCCCGTCGTTCTGGGACTGGGCGCAGGACCTGCGCGAGCACGGCGACCCGCGGGCCGAGCTCGGCCCGGAGCTCGCCGACGAGCTGGCACAGGTCACGGCGTCGACGTTCCCGTCGCGGCGGCTGCAGAGCCACTACCTCGCCGCGGTGCTGCGCGAGGTCGTCGGCCGGGCGCCGGCCGGGATGCGGGTGCACGTGCACCGCACCACCGCCGAGGCCCTCCACGAGGCCGACGGCAGGCAGCTCGTGACCCTGGCCGACGGCACCGTTCTGCGTGGCGACGCCGTCGTGCTCGCCTCCGGGCACCTCGACGCCACCCCCACCGACGACGAGATCGCGCTCGCCGCCCGCGCCGACGAGTTCGGCCTGCGCTACCTGCCCCCGGAGCAGACCTCCGACTCCGACCTCTCGGTGATCGCGCCGGGCGAGACCGTGCTGGCCCGCGGGCTGGGGCTGGCGTTCGTCGACCTCGTGGTGCTGTTGTTCGAGGGCCGCGGTGGGCGCTTCGTCGCCGACCCGGACGACGCCGACCCGGGCCGGCTGCGGTACGAGCCGTGCGGGCGGGAGCCGGTACTCGTCGGCGGGTCCCCGCGCGGCGCGACCTACCACTCCAAGACCCACTACCAGCTACGGGCCGGGCTTCCGCCGCTGCCGCGGTTCCTCGGCCCCGACGTCACCGACGACCTCATCGCCTCCGGCGGCCCGGTCGACGTCGCCACCCGGGTGTGGCCGCTGATGGCCAAGGAGATCGGCTGGGGCTGGTACCACGAGCTGTTCGTCGGCCACCCCGACCGCGTCCGCGCCGGGTGGGACGAGTTCGCCGGGCGGTTCGCCGCCGTCGCGCACGGCTCGCCCGAGGAGGCGGCGCTGATCGCCGAGCTGGTGCCCGACCCGCTCGACCGGCTCGATCTGACCGCGCTGGACCGCCCGCTCGACGGCGTGCACGCCCCGGACCTCGACGCCCTGCAACCCCTGGTGCGCGAACGCATCGCCGAGGACCTGCGCCGGCACGTCGACGAGCGGCACACCCCGCACCTCGGCGCGTTCGTCGCGATGCTGTCGGTCTACACCGAGACCACCCGCCTGGCCGGGTCCGGGGTGCTCTCGCCGCGCTCGCAGGCGAGGGACATGCCGTGGTGGCAGTCGTTCTTCAACTCGGTCGCCTCCGGCCCACCCGGTTTTCGGGTCCGCCAGATGCTCGCCCTGTCCCGTGCCGGGTACCTGCGGTTCCTCGGCGCCGGGATGAGCGTCGACATCGACGCCGACGGCTTCCACGCCACCAGCACGACCTTGGCCGGGGCGGGTCCGGTGTCGACCCGGGTCCTGGTCGACGCCCGGCTGCCCGACCCGAGCGTCTCGCGCACGGTGGACGGGCTGCTGCGCGGCCTGCTCGCCCGCGGCGAGGCCGTCGAGGAGGTCCTGTACGACGACGACGGCGCCCCGCTACGCAACACCGGCCTGCTGTCGGTCCGTCCGGCCGACGGCGCGCTGCACACCGCGGACGGCGGGGTGCACGAGCGACGGTTCGCCGTCGGGCCGCACACGACGGTCAAGGTCGCCGGGGCGTTCACCCGGCCCGGGATGAACGCGCAGAGCCTGCGCTACAACGACGCCGTCGCCCGCGCCGTGCTGGGCGCCCTGCGCGGCGCCGCGTCCCGCGCCGTCCCGGCGGCCTGA
- a CDS encoding sulfite exporter TauE/SafE family protein — translation MFDPSLALAGLLVGFLVGLTGMGGGALLTPLLVLVFKVNPLTAISSDLLTSLVMKPVGAAVHARRRTVHWRLTGWLVLGAVPAGFAGAVVIGMIGKGVGVEDRLKVFIGIALVASVLTTLFRQVMDRRGSRNAVDVDAPVDVRPLRTVLIGVVGGLAVGMTSVGAGSLIIAMLLLAYPQLHPSRLVGTDIVQAIPLVAAATVGHLFFGDVQFGLAAALLVGALPGVWFGARLSSGGTGRLIKPVVTAVLLASALALLGVPGPWVLVATAIALVVTVALLPRRRPVVAEPERVPEPVGARD, via the coding sequence ATGTTCGACCCCTCGCTCGCGCTCGCCGGCCTGCTCGTCGGCTTCCTCGTCGGCCTCACCGGAATGGGCGGCGGTGCGCTCCTGACCCCGTTGCTCGTCCTGGTGTTCAAGGTCAACCCGCTCACCGCGATCTCCTCGGACCTGCTGACCTCGCTGGTGATGAAGCCGGTCGGCGCCGCGGTGCACGCCCGGCGGCGCACCGTGCACTGGCGGCTCACCGGGTGGCTGGTGCTCGGCGCCGTCCCCGCCGGGTTCGCCGGCGCGGTGGTCATCGGGATGATCGGGAAGGGCGTCGGCGTCGAGGACCGGCTCAAGGTGTTCATCGGGATCGCGCTGGTCGCCTCGGTGCTGACCACGCTGTTCCGGCAGGTCATGGACCGGCGCGGCAGCCGCAACGCCGTCGACGTCGACGCGCCGGTGGACGTCCGTCCGCTGCGGACGGTGCTGATCGGCGTCGTCGGCGGGCTGGCGGTCGGGATGACCTCGGTCGGCGCCGGGTCGCTGATCATCGCGATGCTGCTGCTCGCCTACCCGCAGCTGCACCCGTCGCGGCTGGTCGGCACCGACATCGTGCAGGCGATCCCGCTGGTCGCCGCCGCGACGGTCGGGCACCTGTTCTTCGGCGACGTCCAGTTCGGCCTCGCCGCGGCGCTGCTCGTCGGCGCCCTGCCCGGCGTGTGGTTCGGCGCGCGGCTGTCCTCCGGGGGCACCGGCCGGCTCATCAAGCCGGTCGTGACCGCGGTGCTGCTCGCCTCGGCGCTCGCGCTGCTCGGCGTCCCCGGCCCGTGGGTGCTGGTGGCGACGGCGATCGCGCTCGTCGTGACCGTGGCCCTGCTGCCGCGCCGCCGCCCGGTCGTCGCCGAGCCGGAGCGGGTCCCCGAGCCGGTCGGCGCCCGCGACTGA
- a CDS encoding sulfate adenylyltransferase subunit 1 has product MTGTADTTSRSLLRFATAGSVDDGKSTLVGRLLYDTKSVLADQIEAVERASVDKGMSTPDLSLLVDGLRAEREQGITIDVAYRYFGTPTREFVLADTPGHVQYTRNTVTGASTAELAVLLVDARNGVVSQTRRHAAVLSLLRVPRLVLAINKIDLIEYDQAKIADIEREFTELTRSLGFTDDAVQVIPVSALVGDNVAFRSGNTSWYTGPTLLEHLESVPVDGPDADAPFRMPVQYVIRPRNGAESRSADASLGDLHDYRGYAGQVASGTVRPGDEVVVLPEGHRTTVSEVRTADGPLAAAGAGLSVTVLLADDIDAPRGALLAAASDVPEVTSEIDATLCWLAEKPLLPGARLLLKHGTRTTQVIVGTLGSRLDTERVSYAAAPEKLEINDIGRVSLRVADPLPVDSYARVRTTGGFLLIDPPTGNTLAAGLVGDPLAAVPAAG; this is encoded by the coding sequence ATGACGGGCACTGCCGACACCACCTCCCGGTCCCTGCTGCGCTTCGCCACGGCGGGCTCCGTCGACGACGGCAAGTCCACCCTGGTCGGGCGCCTGCTCTACGACACCAAGTCGGTGCTGGCCGACCAGATCGAGGCCGTCGAGCGCGCCTCGGTCGACAAGGGGATGTCGACGCCGGACCTGTCGCTGCTCGTCGACGGCCTGCGCGCCGAGCGCGAGCAGGGCATCACCATCGACGTCGCCTACCGCTACTTCGGCACGCCGACCCGGGAATTCGTCCTCGCCGACACCCCGGGCCACGTCCAGTACACCCGCAACACCGTCACCGGCGCGTCCACCGCCGAGCTGGCGGTGCTGCTGGTCGACGCCCGCAACGGCGTGGTCTCCCAGACCCGCCGGCACGCCGCGGTGCTGTCGCTGCTGCGCGTCCCGCGCCTGGTCCTGGCGATCAACAAGATCGACCTGATCGAGTACGACCAGGCGAAGATCGCCGACATCGAGCGCGAGTTCACCGAGCTGACCCGCTCGCTGGGCTTCACCGACGACGCCGTCCAGGTCATCCCGGTGTCCGCGCTGGTCGGGGACAACGTGGCGTTCCGCAGCGGGAACACGTCCTGGTACACCGGGCCGACGCTGCTGGAGCACCTGGAGTCGGTCCCGGTCGACGGCCCCGACGCCGACGCCCCGTTCCGGATGCCGGTCCAGTACGTGATCCGCCCCAGGAACGGTGCCGAGTCTCGCTCCGCTGACGCTTCGCTCGGTGACCTGCACGACTACCGCGGCTACGCCGGCCAGGTCGCCTCCGGCACCGTCCGTCCGGGCGACGAGGTCGTCGTCCTGCCCGAGGGGCACCGCACCACCGTCTCCGAGGTCCGGACCGCCGACGGCCCGCTGGCCGCCGCCGGGGCGGGCCTGAGCGTGACGGTGCTGCTCGCCGACGACATCGACGCCCCCCGCGGCGCCCTGCTCGCGGCCGCGTCCGACGTCCCGGAGGTCACCTCCGAGATCGATGCGACGCTGTGCTGGCTGGCCGAGAAGCCGCTGCTCCCGGGCGCGCGGCTGCTGCTCAAGCACGGCACCCGCACCACCCAGGTGATCGTCGGGACGCTGGGGTCGCGGCTGGACACCGAGAGGGTGTCCTACGCCGCCGCCCCGGAGAAGCTGGAGATCAACGACATCGGTCGGGTGTCGCTGCGCGTCGCCGACCCGCTGCCGGTCGACTCCTACGCCCGGGTCCGCACCACCGGCGGGTTCCTGCTGATCGACCCGCCGACGGGCAACACGCTCGCCGCCGGTCTGGTGGGCGACCCGCTCGCGGCGGTGCCGGCCGCCGGCTGA